The sequence below is a genomic window from Chelonoidis abingdonii isolate Lonesome George chromosome 6, CheloAbing_2.0, whole genome shotgun sequence.
ACAGGACTGGGGTCTTCTCAAACAGCTCCCCTTTGTAACTGCGCCATTTGCCGGCCGGGAGGTACACATCTCGCTCTTGCTTGCCCAACTCCAGGACAGGGGCCACCATGAGGGTATCCCCAATGAGGAACTGGGAGTCAATCTTGTGAGCGAATTCATCCCTGGGAGAAATCCACCAGATGGGCCGTATGATGGGGTCGCCCGTGTCAGTGacctctccagccagctccaacagCAGAGGGGCAACCAGGGACTCATGCAGCTCTGTGAACTTCTGTGCAATCTCAATCACTTCCTTGTCATAGAGCCAGGGGGGTATGGAGAACTGCATAGAGGGCATGAAGGCTGAAAGCTCCAGCCAGCGGATGTACAGCTCCTGGTCCGGGATTTCAACAGCACCTTCTGTCttgttggggaaaaaattcccacCAATCATATCAGCTGAAATGAAAGGGTATCCCAGCATGCTAATGGTGAGCACGGTAGGGATCAGGGACTTGAGGCCAAGCTCATAGCCCCAAACCGAGTCGCGGTCGATGATACGGAAGAAGCACGAGATGTTTTGAGACTGGTAGCCGACTCTGACTTCAGCGAGCTCGTAGAACGGAATGGCCATTTCCGTGTACCGTCTGGACCAGATGCTGGGATCCGACAAGGGCCTGAAGCTGCTGAACTGCTTTGGAAGGTAGCTCACCTCACCAGCGTCAAATTTAAAGGACGCTATGCCGTACTTCGACCGCAGTTGTTTCAGGTGGCTCTGAAACCACTCCCTGGCTGTGGGATTGGTAAAATCCAATATGGCGCCAATGCCGTTCCACCACTTCACCATCGCAGGAAGTTTCCCCGTCGGCTCCTTGATAAAGAGCTGCCGCTCTATCCCCACTCCAAAATTGGAAGAATTGTAGTTTATAAAGGGATGAGTCCACAGGGTAACTTTAAATCCCTCTTTTTTCAGCGTTTTGAACATTTCTGTCACATTAGGGAACTTTACCGGATCAAAGTCAAAATCGCCATAAGTTTGTGTGTAGGTGTCGTCGATTTCAATATGGCTGCAATTAAACCGgtactttttaatcttttctgcAAAACGCAACAGCTTATCTTGGTCAATATTGTTTTTGTACAGAGCCCACGTAGACCAGATGGGGTACCGGAAGGCATTTTCTGCTGGGATCTTAGAAGGCTTGTTAAAGTACCTGCGTACCATGTATTTGTGAATGGAGGTCACATCTGAGCCGACACATACATGGTAGCTCAGCTCCGGGAAAGGCTGCTGCCCAAGGGGAGGTTTGTAGGGAGAATCCTTATACCTAGCTTGAAAGAAGAGCGACTCTTCACTGGCGTTAAACCCCAGGTGGAAGGGCACCGAGTCGTTAATCTTTATAGCCACTGCTTTCGAGGACAGCCAGTACCTTTCCAAGATGCCTCCAAAGCTGCCCCTGAAGGAATACACATCACTCGTCACAAACGGCATGGGCTCCTGGTACCCTGGGAGTCTTATTGGCCAGTGCTGGACGCTCATTTCACAGCACCCGTACCAGTGAGTGTCCTCCCAAAACATGGTGTGCTCGACCACCGTGTCCGCCACAAACTCCTCCCAGCGGACGCGGTAGCACATCACCGTGTCCTTGGGCTTGACTGTCTGAATGAAGAAATTCAGCTTCCCTCTGTCCGACCTGGTGCAGGTTAAAATTTCCCCTTCTTTCGAGCAGGACTCCAGGTCGAGGGTGCCCGACTGGAAGGCCAGTCTGAAGACCACCTCCCCATTGGTGTTTTTGATGATGAACCCATCCTTCCTCAGGTCCATCAATTCCGTCTTTAGCCACTCCGCCTTCCTGAGAGATGCCGTGTAGTAGCACCACGCCACCACCGCCGCAATGAACAAGATCAGCCCGACGATGACTGCACCGACCATTGGCTTCAGCTCCTTGGACGGCTTCTGCTTCCCCGGGGTGAAGCTGTCAGGCAGGGGTGTTCTCATGGCATTCCCCTTTTCAGAGCTCCTGTTCTTTCTTAAACGATGAAAGGGCTGATTTTCCATGAGCTCCTGAAGCCAAAGCTTGTGGCTAGGAGCTTTGTTTCTTACTGTGTTGTTCTCCTCTGGCTCGTCAAGGAGAAATACGAACAGGAGAATCAGTCAGTCATAGTATCTCCTCCAAACCCATTCAGTCTTGCTGCACTGATCCCTGACACAGCACGGGGGTGAAACGTTACAATCATCAACTAAATGAATCCAGCTAATCGACCAAATCATCCCTGTTGTAGCTCCGGTGAAGACTCCCTGTCCGTGCTGCTTTCACttgcagctctgctccagtcTGGTACATTCCGTTCCCTGGCAGCTGAGCGAGGGTTATTATAATACCACTCTCTCAGCCGTGGGTATGCCAAGGTTCCCGTGAGCTCTTGGCTGCAATGTGGCTCAGCTCACccaagctgggaggaggggaggagacaaAGCTAGAGGGCCGGGGAGAAGCAAACAGGGCTCTATGGAGAAACATGGGTAGGTAGCAGAGACTGCAGGCTGGCAGCTCCACAATGATCTCGGGCTTCTTGTCTTTTGGTCAAGTAGATTCCTGGATGTATTTTCCCCACCCTGCTGTAGTAAATGTGAGCATGCTGGCAGCTGGGCATCCACTTCCCTGGACCAGCTGCAAAGAAGTGATGAATCATTTCTGAGGGGACCTGGTAATCACAGCCATCTAATGGCATGAAGGTTAGTTGTCTGTCTGCACATTGCTCCCTGAGTGCCATTAAGCTGCTAAAATAGGAAGAAGCAAGCTCCCGCAAGAGAGCTATTTATAGCCTCATTgtgtaggccctgattcagcaaaacacttaagcaggtTGGTTGTGGGACACGAACAGGTCCGGTCCATCCGTCTGAGGGTTCGCCAAGGGCACATTCACTTTACTGATTGGCTGAATTGCAGGTGGCGCCGGAACATTCATCCACGTATGGCTCTATCAGCGCCAGCGGGCATCTCCTTCTCTGTCCGTGCTGGAGGCAGGGCTCCACTCGTCCACACTAGCACAGCGCCACTAGCTGCAGGGAAGTGGCTCTCGCTTTACACCAGGGTCAGTGAGAAAAGTTTCAGTCTCACTGGGGTAGAGGGGAGTGTGCATCCCATTGTCAGTAGAAAGAGAGTTTAACAGAAAACTTAAAGGAGAGCAGTGTGGGAGGGAAGATTTCTGGGGAAAGAGTACTTGGGTATTTAACTGGGATTGCCATAATAGAAGGAACGTGTTCATCATAgaaatgtcgggctggaagggCTCCTGAAAGGTCATCTAGgcctgccccctgcactgagacaggaccaggtaaacctaaaccagtggttctcgatctttttgggctcaggacccatttgtaaatgtttatggcctttCGCAATCCAGTAACTAGTCTGGCGGTGGAGGCTCTTGGGTGGTTTGGGTCAGATCCTGTCTCCCGCAGGGGTTGGATCCTGCAcggcactcaccccacagtgagTGGCGGCTCCTGCAGcttctgtgctgtggggctggcaggcttgGCTCTCCACTCCAGGCATTGCAACCTCCAGGGCTGCAGTGCCCCTCAGGTTTGGGTTCACATGCCCTGACTGGACCACATTttgtgagtggagttgtgacctggctaACAGGGATGCAgggccactcactcaaatttggcctaccgAGATTCCCATCGTCATGACACCTAGGCTAAACCTGAGTAGCGCTGGGACCCCAAaggttgcagtgcctggagcaggggggcAAGCCCAGCCGCTCCCATGAGACAAGAGCCACGGGAGCTGCCATGTAAGCCTTTGAACCATTCTGGATACCCAATTTTGGGTCCTGATCCAcgggttgagaaaccctggcctagaccaaccctgacaagggtttgtccaaccagttcttaaaaacctccaatgccagagattccacaacctcccttggaagcctgatCCAGAGTTTAGCTACCCTTAGAGTTGGAAAGATTTCCTAATATCTACcctacatctcccttgctgcagattaagcccattcctttttttcctgccttcagtggacacggagaacaattcaTCTCTTCCTAACAGCcctcaacatatttgaagactgtgaggttgtcatagtattcttccccaatctgaactttagggtccaaagatggggtactagcatgaactcctctaagcttaattaccagcttagatctgataagctgccaccaatcagcgACTTTGAGGCCTGATAAACTCGGTCTCCAAACCTTACTGGgacccaagatccagaccccctctGCGCTTAACACAAGGAAGAGTAACTCTTTTCCCCCAGTCCCTCTCTAGGCTTCTCCCCCTGGTTACCGCTGGCAAGATGCACTGATtccaactccttgaatctaaaacagaggctttcctcACCTTCTacccccccctcttcccctcaacTCCAGAGGCAATAACCACATCTCAAGCTCTAGTGAATCTAAAACAAGAGGAAATTTAACCTTCCTTCCGCCTATCTCCCCTGTACTGTCCCTCAGACCTCAAGTTCCCTGAGGCCTAACtaggggaaaaatcaaacaggtcttaaaaagcaaaaatttaataaaaggggagaaaaaaagtaaaccgttgtctctgtaatctagatggtaataCTACAGGGTCTTTctagcttatagaca
It includes:
- the LOC116824684 gene encoding myogenesis-regulating glycosidase-like; protein product: MENQPFHRLRKNRSSEKGNAMRTPLPDSFTPGKQKPSKELKPMVGAVIVGLILFIAAVVAWCYYTASLRKAEWLKTELMDLRKDGFIIKNTNGEVVFRLAFQSGTLDLESCSKEGEILTCTRSDRGKLNFFIQTVKPKDTVMCYRVRWEEFVADTVVEHTMFWEDTHWYGCCEMSVQHWPIRLPGYQEPMPFVTSDVYSFRGSFGGILERYWLSSKAVAIKINDSVPFHLGFNASEESLFFQARYKDSPYKPPLGQQPFPELSYHVCVGSDVTSIHKYMVRRYFNKPSKIPAENAFRYPIWSTWALYKNNIDQDKLLRFAEKIKKYRFNCSHIEIDDTYTQTYGDFDFDPVKFPNVTEMFKTLKKEGFKVTLWTHPFINYNSSNFGVGIERQLFIKEPTGKLPAMVKWWNGIGAILDFTNPTAREWFQSHLKQLRSKYGIASFKFDAGEVSYLPKQFSSFRPLSDPSIWSRRYTEMAIPFYELAEVRVGYQSQNISCFFRIIDRDSVWGYELGLKSLIPTVLTISMLGYPFISADMIGGNFFPNKTEGAVEIPDQELYIRWLELSAFMPSMQFSIPPWLYDKEVIEIAQKFTELHESLVAPLLLELAGEVTDTGDPIIRPIWWISPRDEFAHKIDSQFLIGDTLMVAPVLELGKQERDVYLPAGKWRSYKGELFEKTPVLLTDYSVDLDEVAYFLWVS